One genomic window of Mauremys mutica isolate MM-2020 ecotype Southern chromosome 5, ASM2049712v1, whole genome shotgun sequence includes the following:
- the NKX6-1 gene encoding homeobox protein Nkx-6.1 — translation MLAVGQMDGSPRQSAFLLGSPPLAALHSMAEMKTPLYPAYPLPAGPASSSSSSSASSSASPSPPLGSPNPAGLKPPALASPPQQLSAATPHGINDILSRPSMPLAGAALASSSPSGPSSSPAGLLAGLPRFSSLSPPPPPPGLYFSPSAAAVAVGRYPKPLAELPGRTPIFWPGVMQSPPWRDARLACTPHQGSILLDKDGKRKHTRPTFSGQQIFALEKTFEQTKYLAGPERARLAYSLGMTESQVKVWFQNRRTKWRKKHAAEMATAKKKQDSETERLKGASENEEEDDDYNKPLDPNSDDEKITQLLKKHKSSSSSLLLHTSENESSS, via the exons ATGCTGGCGGTGGGGCAGATGGACGGCAGCCCCCGGCAAAGCGCCTTCCTGCTCGGCAGCCCGCCCCTGGCCGCCCTGCACAGCATGGCCGAGATGAAGACCCCGCTGTACCCGGCGTACCCGCTGCCCGCCGGgccggcctcctcctcctcctcctcctccgcctcgTCCTCCGCCTCCCCGTCCCCGCCGCTGGGCTCCCCCAACCCGGCCGGCCTCAAGCCGCCGGCCCTGGCcagccccccgcagcagctctcGGCCGCCACCCCGCACGGCATCAACGACATCCTGAGCCGGCCCTCCATGCCCCTGGCCGGCGCCGCCCTGGCCTCCTCGTcgccctccggcccctcctcgtCCCCCGCCGGCCTCCTGGCCGGCCTGCCCCGCTTCAGCAGCCtcagccccccgccgccgccccccgGGCTCTACTTCAGCCCCAGCGCCGCCGCCGTGGCCGTGGGCCGCTACCCCAAGCCCCTGGCCGAGCTGCCCGGCAGGACCCCGATCTTCTGGCCGGGGGTGATGCAGAGCCCCCCCTGGAGAGACGCGCGCCTCGCCTGCACCCCCC ATCAAGGTTCAATTTTGCTGGATAAAGACGGAAAGAGAAAACATACAAGACCCACTTTTTCTGGCCAGCAGATTTTCGCCCTGGAAAAGACTTTTGAGCAGACCAAATATTTAGCAGGACCAGAGAGAGCCAGGCTAGCCTATTCACTGGGGATGACAGAGAGTCAAGTCAAG GTCTGGTTCCAGAACCGGCGCACCAAGTGGCGGAAGAAGCATGCGGCCGAGATGGCCACGGCTAAGAAGAAGCAGGACTCGGAGACCGAGAGGCTGAAGGGGGCCTCGGAGAACGAGGAGGAGGACGATGACTACAACAAGCCTCTGGACCCCAACTCCGACGACGAGAAGATCACCCAGCTGCTGAAGAAACACAAGTcgagcagcagcagcttgctcCTGCACACGTCTGAGAACGAGAGCTCCTCCTAA